CGCGACTTGTTCGACCTCAACTTCCGTTGCGTCAGATGCTGTGGATGGAGCCGGTTCATTGGCTTTGGCGTTCGCTGCTTCGTCAGAAGCGGGACTCGATTCTGATGACTCAGATTCGACTGCGGGATCGTCGCCACTGGGGGATGGTGAACTGCAGGCGCTGAGGAACAGGCACAGAAAGCAGATCGCGAAAGACGCAAACTGGAAGCGGATTCTTCTAACAGGGGCGAACGACGATGCCATGAATTCTGCCACTCTCGAGAGAAAAGAAATTTCCCCCATCCTAGCGTTGTTCGCAGCAAAATCCGACCGAACGAAGGGCACAAAAAAACCTCGTGATCCAGTGGATCACGAGGCGGTGAATTCAGGACTTGAATTCTAAACCTGTTCGCAGCTTAGTCGCTGCCAACGAGAGCTCAACAAGTTCTAGTCGTTGTTGCGGGCTTGTCGGAAGATGAAATCTTCGAAGCGAACTTCTGAGAAGTTTCCTTCATCGGTGAAGCTGTGGAACAGTTCGCCCATGATCTTGTGGAACTGTCCCTGTTGAATTGAGTAGAAGTTGTGCTTGCCGTCACGTCGTGGTTCGATCAGACCAGCGACTCGCAGAAGTGCGAGGTGGTGGCTGACAGCTGGCTGGCTTTGACCGAGTCGCTCACAGAGAGCTGAAACGTGCAGTT
The Thalassoglobus sp. JC818 DNA segment above includes these coding regions:
- a CDS encoding metalloregulator ArsR/SmtB family transcription factor, with protein sequence MITHFAEPTTETPVPVEGTGIQAEPGIHSASDKEAKGPQISEQLEKDLVQVFKLLADETRLKILFFLGREKELHVSALCERLGQSQPAVSHHLALLRVAGLIEPRRDGKHNFYSIQQGQFHKIMGELFHSFTDEGNFSEVRFEDFIFRQARNND